One Scylla paramamosain isolate STU-SP2022 chromosome 5, ASM3559412v1, whole genome shotgun sequence genomic region harbors:
- the LOC135100930 gene encoding uncharacterized protein LOC135100930: MAGLVVHVMAWYSAVKGSFADAEALYNGLLHTIEGFIATPRETLAAQLSRHRVTGCYGYCGSYLTDLRQQERKKYWVSFLDRVRRTRSLREVWHHVNCPGQAQVADDTCVSITHDELLSAVKLGKSAAPGKDGVTYDIFSALLEVKVDNPVLDLFNMSLTAGKLPHSWKTAIIIPIPKDDGTGNGTWNQKNFISFINSLSSAYSLFATNCSCDLTNCKPPLSCRIVEQDFLFSFTTVGDVIRKILFPKNGVSPEARRCSVAVLSNNKRYVCCRASLTYQPSILYGTVTRGPAAASHHATTSPVPTLDTKGISVNGAPQPHAAAPAGEENYHRPTSGHHHTPREHSCPHRPWRLGTHPAGAFLSHPRKVRPRNGASGLQVVETVHGMLAPSLQMVTTGGSPPRTTPLHTGITARHRRKFHPRSAVHPHRVSSVL, from the exons ATGGCAGGCCTCGTCGTCCATGTGATGGCGTGGTACTCTGCTGTGAAAGGCTCCTTCGCCGACGCAGAGGCACTGTACAACGGACTGCTACACACCATCGAGGGATTCATCGCGACTCCAAGGG AGACGTTGGCAGCTCAACTTAGCAGACACAGAGTCACGGGATGCTATGGTTACTGTGGCTCATACCTCACGGATCTGAGGcagcaggagagaaagaagtactGGGTCTCCTTCCTGGACCGGGTGCGCAGGACCCGATCCCTCCGGGAGGTGTGGCACCATGTTAACTGTCCGGGGCAAGCCCAGGTGGCAG ATGACACCTGTGTGTCTATTACACATGATGAACTTCTCTCAGCAGTTAAATTGGGCAAGTCAGCAGCCCCTGGCAAGGATGGCGTCACCTACGACATCTTCAGTGCCCTCCTGGAGGTAAAGGTAGACAACCCTGTCTTAGACCTATTTAACATGTCTCTCACTGCAGGAAAGCTTCCCCACTCCTGGAAAACAGCCATTATCATCCCAATCCCCAAAG ATGATGGAACGGGTAACGGAACATGGAATCAAAAGAACTTTATCTCATTCATCAATTCGTTGTCTTCTGCTTACTCTCTCTTCGCCACTaactgctcttgtgatcttactaactgcaagCCTCCCCTCTCCTGCCGCATTGTTGAACAAgactttctgttttctttcactactGTTGGAGATGTAATACGTAAGATACTTTTTCCCAAGAATGGAGTGTCGCCCGAGGCGAGACGCTGTTCAGTTGCTGTGTTATCAAATAACAAAAGATACGTGTGCTGCCGTGCCTCCTTAACCTACCAGCCAAGCATCCTATATGGCACAGTGACTCGCGGACCTGCTGCAGCATCTCATCATGCCACTACCTCGCCGGTCCCCACGCTCGACACCAAGGGCATCAGCGTCAACGGTGCCCCGCAGCCTCATGCTGCTGCTCCAGCAGGCGAAGAAAATTATCACAGACCAACATCAGGCCATCACCACACTCCAAGGGAACATAGCTGCCCTCACCGCCCGTGGCGCCTCGGTACACACCCCGCGGGTGCCTTCCTCAGCCACCCCCGGAAAGTGCGACCTAGAAATGGCGCCAGCGGTCTTCAGGTCGTGGAGACGGTCCATGGAATGCTGGCTCCTTCTCTGCAGATGGTCACAACGGGAGGCAGTCCACCACGTACGACTCCACTGCACACCGGCATTACAGCGCGCCATCGACGCAAATTTCACCCTCG GTCAGCAGTCCACCCACATCGAGTCAGCTCAGTCCTATAG